A stretch of Betaproteobacteria bacterium DNA encodes these proteins:
- the napG gene encoding ferredoxin-type protein NapG, whose product MKAEKKGQTAAASQAARRQFLLDGARMTCGVGLLGLGVGLYAKQSKALPPQALRPPGALADKDFLGACIRCGLCVRDCPYKILSLAKPEEAVATGSPYFIARQLPCEMCEDIPCVKACPTGALDHQLTDINKAKMGLAVLVDQENCLNFLGMRCDVCYRVCPVIDKAITLEQQINPRTGKHALFIPVVHSEHCTGCGKCEKSCVLEAAAIKVFPISIAKGEPGKHYRLGWIEKDKEGASLVAPDIEHHYNLPEGQRYESGRGLNPTGDTAPAAPGTKPPMPRALQGNKL is encoded by the coding sequence ATGAAAGCTGAGAAAAAAGGCCAAACTGCCGCCGCGTCGCAAGCGGCGCGCCGGCAGTTCCTGCTCGATGGCGCGCGCATGACCTGTGGCGTGGGCCTGCTCGGGCTGGGCGTTGGCCTTTACGCCAAGCAGTCGAAAGCGCTGCCACCGCAGGCCCTTCGCCCGCCAGGGGCGCTGGCGGACAAGGATTTCCTCGGCGCCTGCATCCGTTGTGGTCTGTGCGTGCGCGATTGTCCCTACAAAATTCTCAGCCTCGCCAAACCAGAGGAAGCGGTCGCCACCGGCTCGCCCTACTTTATCGCGCGCCAATTGCCTTGCGAGATGTGCGAAGACATTCCGTGCGTCAAGGCCTGCCCGACCGGGGCGCTGGACCATCAACTGACCGACATCAACAAGGCGAAGATGGGCCTTGCGGTGCTGGTGGACCAGGAGAACTGCCTCAATTTCCTCGGCATGCGCTGCGACGTGTGCTATCGCGTTTGTCCGGTGATCGACAAAGCCATCACGCTTGAGCAGCAGATCAACCCGCGCACCGGCAAGCACGCGCTGTTTATTCCGGTCGTGCATTCCGAACACTGTACCGGCTGCGGTAAATGCGAGAAATCCTGCGTACTGGAAGCGGCCGCCATCAAGGTATTTCCGATCAGTATCGCCAAGGGCGAGCCGGGCAAGCATTACCGCCTGGGTTGGATCGAAAAAGACAAAGAGGGCGCCAGTCTGGTCGCGCCGGATATCGAGCATCACTACAATCTGCCCGAAGGCCAGCGCTACGAATCGGGGCGTGGGTTGAATCCGACTGGCGACACCGC
- the napA gene encoding nitrate reductase catalytic subunit NapA → MKLTRRDFIKSNAAAAAASVAGVSLAAPQQAKAPAPRADGVRWDKGVCRYCGTGCGVLVGVKDGKIVATQGDPDAPVNKGLNCIKGYFLAKIQYGKDRLTTPLLRMKDGKFDKDGEFAPVTWKQAFDIMEEKCKAALKAKGPTSIGMFGSGQWTIWEGYAAVKLFKAGFRTNNIDPNARHCMASAVAGFMRTFGIDEPMGCYDDAEHADAFVLWGSNMAEMHPILWSRITNRRLSAKHVRVNVLSTFTHRSCEVADSELIFKPQTDLAILNYICNYIIQNNAVNEDFVKKHVNFTKGVTDIGYGLRPNHPLEQVANNNGYPGADGKPKGAPDKMSPISFDEFKQFVSEYTLEYTSKLSGVAPEKLLELAKIYADPKTKVTSYWTMGFNQHTRGTWVNNMIYNVHLLVGKISEPGNSPFSLTGQPSACGTAREVGTFSHRLPADMVVMNPAHREATEKIWKLPPGTINGVPGYHAVLQSRMLKDGKLNFYWTTTTNNMQAGPNINGETYPGFRNPENFIVVSDAYPTVTALAADLILPSAMWMEKEGAFGNAERRSQFWRQQVKAPGESKSDLWQYMEFSKRFKVEEVWPEELLAKMPEYRGKTLYDVLYANGQVNKFPLDELEKTNGHAIKGYRNDESTAFGYYVQKGLFEEYAGFGRGHAHDLAPFDSYHKTRGMRWPVVDGKETLWRFREGYDPYVKKGESVKFYGKPDGKALIIALPYQPAAEEPDAEYDLWLCTGRVLEHWHTGTMTRRVPELYKAFPDAVVFMNPNDAKKRELKRGDVVKAVTRRGEIQLRVETKGRNKMPDGLVFIPFFDEHRLVNKLTLDATCPISKETDFKKCAVKIVKV, encoded by the coding sequence ATGAAGCTGACCCGACGTGATTTCATCAAAAGTAACGCCGCCGCCGCCGCTGCATCGGTCGCCGGTGTATCGCTCGCCGCGCCCCAACAAGCGAAGGCGCCCGCGCCGCGAGCAGACGGTGTGCGTTGGGACAAAGGCGTGTGCAGATATTGTGGTACCGGCTGTGGCGTACTGGTTGGCGTCAAGGATGGGAAGATCGTCGCAACCCAGGGCGATCCCGACGCCCCGGTGAACAAGGGGCTGAACTGCATCAAGGGTTACTTCCTGGCGAAAATCCAGTACGGCAAGGATCGTCTCACCACGCCGCTGCTGCGCATGAAGGATGGCAAGTTCGACAAGGACGGCGAGTTCGCGCCGGTCACCTGGAAACAGGCCTTCGACATCATGGAAGAGAAGTGCAAGGCTGCACTGAAAGCGAAAGGTCCGACTTCGATCGGCATGTTCGGCTCGGGCCAGTGGACCATCTGGGAAGGTTATGCGGCGGTCAAACTTTTCAAGGCCGGTTTCCGCACCAACAATATCGATCCGAACGCGCGTCACTGCATGGCCTCTGCCGTCGCCGGCTTCATGCGCACCTTCGGCATCGACGAGCCGATGGGTTGCTATGACGACGCCGAGCACGCGGATGCGTTCGTGCTGTGGGGTTCCAACATGGCCGAGATGCACCCCATCCTCTGGTCGCGTATCACCAACCGCCGCCTGTCGGCGAAGCATGTCAGGGTCAATGTCCTTTCCACCTTCACACATCGTTCCTGCGAAGTTGCCGACTCGGAACTCATCTTCAAACCGCAAACCGATCTGGCTATCCTCAACTACATCTGCAACTACATCATCCAGAACAACGCGGTGAACGAAGACTTCGTCAAGAAGCACGTCAATTTCACCAAAGGCGTCACCGACATCGGATACGGCCTGCGTCCGAATCATCCGCTTGAACAGGTAGCCAACAATAACGGCTATCCCGGCGCGGATGGTAAACCGAAGGGCGCGCCGGACAAGATGAGCCCGATCAGCTTCGACGAGTTCAAACAGTTCGTGTCTGAATACACGCTGGAATACACGTCCAAACTCTCTGGCGTGGCACCGGAAAAACTCTTGGAACTGGCGAAGATCTACGCGGATCCGAAAACCAAAGTTACGTCGTACTGGACCATGGGCTTCAACCAGCACACTCGCGGCACCTGGGTGAACAACATGATCTACAACGTGCACCTGTTGGTGGGCAAAATTTCCGAGCCGGGTAATAGCCCATTCTCGCTGACCGGCCAGCCTTCAGCCTGTGGTACCGCGCGCGAGGTCGGCACGTTTTCGCATCGCCTTCCGGCTGACATGGTGGTGATGAATCCTGCCCACCGCGAAGCCACCGAGAAAATCTGGAAACTGCCGCCGGGCACGATCAACGGCGTGCCGGGCTATCACGCGGTATTGCAGAGCCGCATGCTGAAAGACGGCAAGCTCAATTTTTACTGGACCACCACCACCAACAATATGCAGGCGGGGCCGAACATCAACGGCGAAACCTATCCCGGTTTCCGTAATCCGGAAAATTTCATCGTCGTATCGGATGCCTATCCGACCGTGACGGCCCTCGCCGCCGATCTGATACTGCCTTCCGCCATGTGGATGGAAAAGGAGGGTGCCTTCGGTAACGCCGAGCGACGCAGCCAGTTCTGGCGCCAGCAGGTCAAGGCGCCGGGCGAATCCAAATCCGATCTGTGGCAGTACATGGAATTCTCCAAGCGCTTCAAGGTTGAGGAAGTCTGGCCGGAGGAACTGCTGGCCAAGATGCCCGAGTATCGCGGCAAGACGCTTTATGACGTGCTGTATGCCAACGGCCAGGTCAACAAATTTCCGCTCGACGAACTCGAGAAAACCAACGGTCACGCCATCAAGGGCTATCGCAACGACGAGTCGACAGCGTTCGGCTATTACGTGCAGAAGGGCTTGTTCGAGGAATACGCGGGCTTCGGGCGCGGTCACGCGCACGATCTCGCGCCGTTTGACTCTTATCACAAGACCCGCGGTATGCGCTGGCCGGTGGTCGACGGCAAAGAAACACTGTGGCGTTTCCGCGAAGGCTATGACCCATACGTCAAGAAAGGCGAGAGCGTCAAGTTCTACGGCAAGCCGGACGGCAAAGCGCTGATTATCGCGCTGCCCTATCAACCCGCCGCCGAAGAACCGGATGCTGAGTACGACTTGTGGCTTTGCACCGGGCGCGTGCTGGAGCACTGGCATACGGGCACCATGACGCGCCGCGTGCCGGAGCTCTACAAGGCCTTCCCGGATGCCGTCGTGTTCATGAATCCGAATGATGCGAAGAAGCGTGAGTTGAAACGGGGCGACGTCGTCAAGGCCGTCACGCGGCGCGGTGAGATCCAATTGCGCGTCGAAACCAAGGGCCGCAACAAGATGCCCGATGGGCTGGTATTCATCCCGTTCTTCGACGAGCACCGTTTGGTGAACAAGCTGACACTGGATGCGACCTGCCCGATTTCGAAAGAGACGGACTTCAAGAAGTGCGCGGTCAAGATCGTCAAGGTTTGA
- a CDS encoding chaperone NapD → MNISSVIVNAQPARASVVSDAIEQMAGVEIHAATEEGKFIVTIETGTDAETVDVFNHINAMDGVMSVAMVFHQFESDPEGSVCT, encoded by the coding sequence ATGAACATCTCCAGCGTCATTGTCAATGCACAGCCCGCCCGGGCATCCGTGGTGAGCGATGCAATTGAACAGATGGCCGGTGTGGAGATTCATGCCGCGACCGAGGAAGGCAAGTTCATTGTCACCATTGAAACCGGTACCGACGCCGAGACTGTCGATGTGTTCAACCACATCAATGCGATGGATGGTGTCATGTCCGTCGCGATGGTATTTCACCAATTCGAATCCGACCCTGAAGGGAGTGTCTGCACATGA
- a CDS encoding cupredoxin domain-containing protein — MLLDWSRQSKRVLALLALVSFSASAQKVVEVAIRDYRFSPQEVRVKAGDTVKWTNREKRTSHSVLFPAEAGLESERLFPDESWQRTFKLPGTYRYRCGPHEEMTGTVIVE, encoded by the coding sequence ATTTTGCTTGACTGGTCGCGGCAATCGAAACGAGTGCTGGCATTGCTGGCACTCGTTTCTTTTTCTGCCTCCGCACAAAAGGTGGTGGAAGTTGCGATCCGGGATTATCGTTTTTCCCCGCAGGAGGTTCGCGTCAAGGCGGGTGACACGGTGAAATGGACCAACCGCGAGAAGCGCACCAGCCATTCCGTGCTCTTTCCAGCCGAAGCGGGGCTCGAATCAGAGCGGCTATTTCCCGACGAGAGTTGGCAGCGCACCTTCAAACTACCTGGCACTTACCGGTATCGCTGTGGGCCACACGAGGAAATGACGGGTACTGTTATTGTCGAGTAG
- a CDS encoding NapC/NirT family cytochrome c — translation MTDSKLFRFLAAIRRPSAKYSLFTLVVVGFLGGVLFWGGFHTALEATNTETFCIGCHEMRDNVYVEYKKTIHYQNRTGVRATCPDCHVPKEWGPKMIRKIQASGEVWGKITGSIDTKEKFAAKRLKLAESEWARMKANDSRECRNCHSFDSMDIEKQKVRGAKLHKIGREEKKTCIDCHKGIAHTKPPGMKEEDD, via the coding sequence ATGACAGACAGTAAGTTATTCCGGTTCTTGGCGGCGATCCGGCGGCCCAGTGCCAAGTATTCGTTGTTCACCCTCGTGGTCGTAGGTTTCTTAGGTGGCGTTCTCTTCTGGGGTGGCTTCCACACCGCGCTGGAAGCGACCAACACCGAAACATTCTGCATCGGCTGCCACGAGATGCGTGACAACGTTTATGTGGAATACAAGAAGACTATCCACTACCAGAACCGAACCGGCGTGCGTGCCACCTGTCCGGATTGTCATGTCCCCAAGGAATGGGGCCCGAAGATGATTCGCAAGATTCAGGCCAGTGGAGAAGTCTGGGGTAAAATCACCGGCAGTATTGACACAAAAGAGAAGTTCGCGGCCAAGCGTCTGAAATTGGCCGAGAGCGAATGGGCGCGGATGAAGGCCAACGATTCGCGCGAATGCCGCAACTGCCACAGCTTTGATAGCATGGATATCGAAAAGCAGAAGGTACGCGGCGCGAAGTTGCACAAAATTGGGCGGGAGGAAAAGAAGACCTGCATCGATTGCCACAAGGGTATTGCCCACACGAAACCCCCGGGCATGAAGGAAGAAGACGATTAG
- a CDS encoding c-type cytochrome, with translation MKRKLMGIFAVSAMAAAMGSAFAQDAAPAVAPTMTAGEKETAKKIYFERCAGCHGVLRKGATGKNLEPHWTKAGKDGAKTEGGTLKLGQSRIEKIIGYGTDGGMVNFDDILTKEEIALMAKYIQNTPDVPPEYSFKDTMDSWKVLVAVKDRPTKQMNKYNLKNMFSVTLRDTGEVALIDGDTKEIRSIVKTGYAVHISRLSKSGRYVYVIGRDGRLSLIDLWMEKPSVVAELKIGFDARSVDTSKFKGFEDKYAIAGSYWPPQYVIMDGDTLKPLKVVSTRGMTVDGEYHPEPRVASIVASEIKPEWVVNIKETGQILLVDYSDIKNLKTTTIPSAKFLHDGGFDASKRYFLVAANASNKVAAVDLKTGTLAALIDTAKIPHPGRGANFVHPKFGPVWATGHLGADVVTLISTPSDEAKNAKYKEFNWKVVQEMKHVPGNLFVKTHPKSKHFWADAPQNPDKEIAESVAVWDMADLSKPKKIINVAKDSGLPVTKATRRAVHPEYSADGGEVWISLWGGKTDQSAIVVYDDKTLALKKVITDPKMITPTGKFNVYNTQHDIY, from the coding sequence ATGAAACGGAAGTTAATGGGAATTTTTGCAGTATCTGCGATGGCCGCTGCGATGGGGAGTGCCTTCGCGCAAGATGCCGCACCTGCTGTCGCGCCGACGATGACCGCGGGTGAAAAAGAGACGGCCAAGAAAATTTACTTTGAACGCTGCGCGGGTTGCCATGGCGTACTGCGAAAAGGCGCCACCGGCAAGAATCTCGAGCCGCACTGGACCAAGGCCGGCAAGGATGGCGCAAAGACCGAAGGCGGCACGCTCAAGCTCGGCCAGTCGCGCATCGAAAAAATCATTGGCTACGGTACTGACGGCGGCATGGTGAATTTCGACGACATCCTGACAAAGGAAGAGATCGCCCTGATGGCCAAGTACATCCAGAACACACCGGATGTACCGCCCGAGTACAGCTTCAAGGATACGATGGACTCGTGGAAAGTGCTGGTGGCGGTCAAGGATCGTCCGACCAAGCAGATGAACAAATACAATCTGAAGAACATGTTCTCCGTCACACTGCGCGATACCGGCGAAGTTGCCCTGATCGATGGCGATACCAAGGAAATCCGCAGCATCGTCAAGACTGGTTACGCGGTGCATATTTCGCGCCTGTCGAAGTCAGGCCGTTATGTGTACGTGATCGGTCGCGACGGTCGCCTGTCGCTGATCGACCTGTGGATGGAAAAGCCCTCCGTGGTGGCGGAACTGAAGATCGGTTTCGACGCCCGCTCGGTGGATACCTCCAAGTTCAAGGGCTTTGAAGACAAATACGCCATCGCCGGTTCCTACTGGCCGCCACAGTACGTGATCATGGACGGTGACACGTTGAAGCCACTCAAAGTGGTCTCGACACGCGGCATGACCGTGGATGGCGAGTATCATCCCGAGCCGCGGGTCGCCTCGATTGTCGCGTCCGAGATCAAGCCGGAATGGGTGGTGAACATCAAAGAGACCGGCCAGATCCTGCTGGTGGATTACTCTGACATCAAAAACCTGAAGACCACCACGATCCCCTCAGCCAAGTTCCTGCATGATGGCGGGTTTGACGCGTCCAAGCGTTACTTCCTGGTGGCGGCGAACGCGTCCAACAAGGTGGCCGCGGTTGATCTCAAGACCGGCACGCTGGCGGCCCTGATCGACACCGCCAAAATTCCGCACCCCGGCCGTGGCGCGAACTTCGTACATCCGAAGTTCGGTCCCGTTTGGGCGACCGGACACTTGGGCGCCGATGTCGTGACCTTGATCAGCACGCCGTCTGACGAGGCGAAGAACGCCAAGTACAAGGAGTTCAACTGGAAAGTTGTCCAGGAAATGAAGCACGTTCCGGGAAACCTGTTCGTCAAGACGCATCCCAAGTCCAAGCACTTCTGGGCCGACGCACCGCAAAATCCCGACAAGGAAATCGCCGAATCCGTGGCGGTATGGGACATGGCTGACCTGTCGAAGCCGAAGAAGATCATCAATGTCGCCAAAGACTCCGGCCTGCCGGTAACCAAGGCAACGCGTCGCGCCGTTCATCCTGAGTACAGTGCGGACGGTGGCGAGGTGTGGATCTCGTTGTGGGGCGGCAAAACTGACCAGTCGGCGATCGTCGTGTATGACGACAAGACCTTGGCGCTGAAAAAAGTGATTACCGATCCGAAGATGATCACCCCAACGGGCAAGTTCAACGTCTACAATACGCAGCACGATATTTATTGA
- a CDS encoding TonB-dependent receptor, giving the protein MNYPKRRKPLYATRTRRLAGALALLTTATSSFALTPGELLDSQAVLPVVVTATREGIAVSDAPASVTIIDEAQIEQRRAARIGDVLGEVPGLYVRSNTRSAQFPSSGQASISIRGVPRTTRALVMIDGQPINNALSGGINLSSVMLDNVRRVEIVRGPYSALYGGNAMGGVINILTKTPIQREFQGKIEGGFGDVSSSAGSIVFRDRLDNGFSWSLALGYRESGGWHDSDYVVKTISAGTGGIPVTGARPTTTTDNRLAAWVGVKGNRPWDQRNAELKMMHDGGEAGVFTGGLAFAGYRVGYQPPESFLNNAAGQPVTTGSVAPGLPGLARVTLAETDFYTLTPSQERDWRGFAHWEKRLVSGAKLVANVGHMNHGFRFAQPGAGARYDSGAGDWTDQPNWRTDADFHVRWMARDSLWLTTGLAYNRQHLDRGNLTASNWRDFDSRTTQTGRGLGASETAAWFGQAEYAPIDTLTLHAGVRFDRFSTSGVVSQTTAPAFVSNYSRRSEQQFSPKLAVVYAVNKTLTLRASYGGGFRPPTLLDLYSRTVSPTTVAGVFSVNEPSPDLKAERIRAYELGLEAQLPNHATLSAAAFTQTLSDLIYRSRKSTTLTQSTNAGRARVEGVELSIRQPLFDKALTLFANATQLTRYEVTENSAIPASVGKKLTDVPGVMFNAGVEVTHNAWSGSLIGSHVGPIYGSGDDINANTAQGVFGSYDRHTVVNAKVAYRWSPQVTVALSVDNLLNRQYFDFSKQPGTTALAEVVVKF; this is encoded by the coding sequence TTGAATTATCCCAAACGCCGTAAACCCCTATATGCCACGCGTACGCGCCGCTTGGCAGGTGCCCTCGCCTTGCTGACAACCGCTACCTCTTCTTTTGCCCTGACACCGGGTGAATTGCTCGATTCGCAAGCTGTCTTGCCCGTCGTGGTCACTGCGACGCGCGAAGGCATCGCGGTCTCCGACGCGCCAGCCAGCGTCACTATCATCGACGAGGCGCAGATCGAGCAGCGGCGCGCGGCACGGATTGGCGACGTGCTCGGCGAAGTGCCCGGCCTTTACGTCCGCAGCAACACCCGCAGCGCGCAATTTCCCTCTTCCGGCCAGGCGAGTATTTCGATACGCGGCGTACCTCGTACGACCCGCGCACTCGTGATGATAGACGGGCAGCCCATCAACAATGCCCTTTCCGGTGGCATCAATCTCTCATCCGTCATGCTGGATAACGTGCGGCGGGTGGAAATCGTTCGCGGCCCGTATTCCGCACTCTATGGTGGCAATGCAATGGGCGGCGTGATCAATATCCTGACGAAAACACCGATTCAACGAGAATTTCAGGGAAAGATCGAAGGCGGATTCGGCGACGTGTCCTCATCCGCCGGCTCAATTGTGTTTCGTGATCGCCTGGACAATGGCTTCAGCTGGTCACTGGCGCTCGGCTATCGCGAAAGCGGCGGATGGCACGATAGCGACTACGTCGTCAAGACCATCAGCGCCGGAACCGGCGGTATTCCGGTCACTGGCGCACGGCCAACGACGACCACCGACAATCGACTAGCCGCGTGGGTCGGCGTGAAAGGCAATCGGCCATGGGATCAGCGCAATGCCGAGCTGAAAATGATGCACGACGGCGGCGAAGCTGGTGTCTTTACCGGGGGGCTCGCCTTCGCGGGCTATCGCGTTGGCTACCAGCCGCCCGAATCATTTCTCAACAACGCTGCCGGACAGCCCGTAACAACCGGCAGCGTTGCGCCGGGATTGCCAGGGCTCGCGCGCGTCACACTCGCCGAAACTGATTTCTACACGCTCACGCCCTCGCAGGAGCGTGACTGGCGCGGCTTTGCGCATTGGGAAAAAAGGCTCGTCAGCGGAGCCAAGCTGGTGGCCAACGTCGGCCACATGAATCACGGCTTTCGTTTTGCACAACCTGGCGCGGGCGCGCGCTATGACAGCGGCGCGGGCGACTGGACGGATCAACCCAACTGGCGCACGGATGCCGATTTTCATGTGCGCTGGATGGCGCGCGATTCGCTCTGGCTGACCACGGGATTGGCCTACAACCGGCAGCACCTCGATCGCGGCAACCTTACAGCATCGAATTGGCGTGACTTTGACTCGCGGACAACGCAAACCGGGCGCGGCCTCGGCGCCAGCGAAACGGCCGCATGGTTCGGTCAGGCCGAATACGCTCCCATCGATACGCTGACACTGCACGCCGGCGTGCGCTTTGACCGATTCAGCACGTCGGGAGTAGTGAGCCAAACGACCGCTCCTGCCTTTGTGTCGAATTATTCGCGACGCAGCGAACAGCAATTCAGCCCGAAACTGGCAGTGGTATATGCGGTCAACAAGACGCTGACGCTGCGCGCGAGCTACGGCGGCGGCTTTCGTCCTCCGACACTGCTGGATCTGTATTCGCGCACCGTCTCTCCGACCACCGTCGCGGGGGTTTTCAGCGTCAATGAACCTTCGCCGGATCTGAAGGCCGAACGCATTCGCGCCTATGAACTTGGCCTTGAAGCGCAATTGCCGAACCATGCGACGCTGAGCGCCGCGGCGTTCACGCAAACACTTTCCGATCTCATTTACCGCAGCCGGAAATCCACCACGCTGACGCAATCCACCAACGCCGGGCGCGCCCGCGTCGAAGGTGTGGAATTGTCGATTCGCCAGCCGTTATTCGACAAGGCGCTCACGCTGTTCGCCAACGCCACGCAACTGACCCGCTACGAGGTGACAGAGAATTCCGCTATTCCCGCGAGCGTGGGCAAGAAGCTGACTGATGTGCCCGGTGTGATGTTCAATGCCGGCGTGGAAGTCACGCACAACGCCTGGTCGGGATCGCTGATCGGCTCGCATGTCGGCCCGATCTACGGTTCCGGCGATGACATCAACGCGAATACAGCACAGGGCGTATTCGGCTCCTACGACCGGCACACGGTGGTGAATGCCAAGGTCGCCTACCGCTGGAGCCCGCAAGTGACCGTTGCGCTCTCCGTCGACAATCTGCTGAACCGGCAGTACTTCGATTTCTCCAAGCAGCCGGGAACGACGGCGCTGGCGGAAGTGGTGGTGAAGTTCTAA
- a CDS encoding adenylosuccinate synthase, whose amino-acid sequence MAKNVVVIGTQWGDEGKGKIVDWLTNEVAGVVRFQGGHNAGHTLVVNGKKTILRLIPSGILHPHVTCYIGNGVVLSPTALLQEIDELTAAGLDVLGRMRISPACPLILPYHVAIDQAREVKMGNMKIGTTGRGIGPAYEDKVARRAIRLHDLLFPERFREKLVEVLDFHNFVLTKYLGAEAIAVDAVYEPTLAMAERLKPMIGDVSAELHKLMNDGKQLLFEGAQAAMLDVDHGTYPYVTSSNCLAGQASAGAGVGPQVLNYVLGITKAYATRVGSGPFPTELEDEIGEQLRKRGNEFGSVTGRPRRCGWFDAAALKRAAQINGLSGLCVTKLDVLDGLKTLRICTGYRVNGAVTDVLPYGADNIERCEPVFEDHPGWSESTYGVKTWDGLPKSAQVYLKRIEELVGTSIALVSTGPDREETIVLRHPFR is encoded by the coding sequence ATGGCAAAAAATGTCGTCGTCATCGGCACCCAGTGGGGCGATGAAGGCAAGGGCAAGATCGTCGATTGGCTCACCAATGAAGTTGCCGGCGTGGTGCGTTTTCAAGGGGGGCACAACGCTGGTCACACGCTGGTCGTCAATGGCAAGAAGACCATCCTGCGCCTGATTCCGTCAGGCATATTGCATCCCCACGTCACCTGCTATATCGGCAATGGCGTGGTGTTGTCGCCGACCGCACTGCTGCAGGAGATCGACGAATTGACCGCTGCCGGACTCGATGTATTGGGACGCATGCGAATCTCGCCGGCCTGCCCGTTGATCCTTCCATACCACGTCGCGATCGATCAGGCGCGCGAAGTCAAGATGGGCAATATGAAAATTGGTACTACCGGGCGCGGTATCGGCCCGGCGTACGAAGATAAAGTTGCGCGTCGCGCGATCCGATTGCATGACCTGCTGTTCCCGGAACGCTTCCGCGAAAAACTGGTGGAAGTGCTCGATTTTCACAACTTCGTGCTCACAAAATATCTTGGCGCCGAAGCAATCGCCGTCGATGCGGTTTATGAGCCAACACTGGCGATGGCGGAACGTTTGAAGCCGATGATTGGCGACGTGTCGGCGGAGCTGCACAAGCTCATGAATGACGGCAAGCAATTGCTGTTCGAAGGCGCGCAGGCGGCGATGCTCGATGTCGATCACGGCACTTATCCGTACGTCACTTCCAGCAACTGTCTGGCGGGACAAGCCTCCGCCGGTGCCGGTGTCGGCCCGCAGGTGCTGAATTATGTGCTGGGTATTACCAAGGCCTATGCGACGCGCGTCGGTTCGGGGCCCTTCCCGACGGAACTCGAGGATGAAATCGGCGAACAATTGCGCAAGCGCGGCAATGAATTCGGTTCGGTCACCGGCCGCCCGCGACGCTGCGGTTGGTTCGATGCGGCGGCATTGAAACGCGCCGCGCAGATCAACGGCCTTTCCGGCCTCTGTGTGACCAAGCTCGACGTGCTCGACGGCCTGAAGACATTACGAATCTGCACCGGCTATCGGGTCAACGGCGCCGTCACGGATGTATTGCCCTATGGGGCCGATAACATTGAACGTTGCGAGCCAGTTTTTGAAGACCATCCGGGATGGAGCGAGAGCACCTACGGGGTGAAAACATGGGACGGGCTGCCGAAATCCGCGCAGGTCTACCTGAAGCGCATTGAAGAGTTGGTGGGTACGTCCATTGCGCTGGTTTCGACAGGCCCGGATCGGGAAGAGACGATCGTATTGCGGCATCCGTTTCGGTGA